A segment of the Pan paniscus chromosome 9, NHGRI_mPanPan1-v2.0_pri, whole genome shotgun sequence genome:
ctcttcctggaatgccCCCTCCCAAACCCACATTCACCCATCAAGCCTCAGAGGAAGCCTGTCTTGTGAGAAGCTTTCCCCATTACCCCAAGCTGGTTCCTCTCCTCTTTTTAGGTGACTGCATTGTGAATGTTTCTctactatagattttttttttcactttgaaatGCAATTATTCATTTACATGTTAATTTCCCTACTGACTTCGGCAATATTTTAGGGTATTATGAGCTATGAAGGCTGAGGACCCCGTATGTCTTCTACTGCCAGGAGACGGCAACCATCTGTCAGATAGTGGGCTAGTTCCCATCCTGTGTCATCACAGGAAAAGCTTTggcagctgatatggtttggctgtatccccacctaaatctcatcttgattagctcacataatccccacatgttgtgggagggacccagcgggagataattgaatcattgggagtgctgttctcgtgatagtaagcctcacgagatctgatggttttataaagagcagtTCTCCTGCACTTGCTCTCTTGCTTGCTGCTATGTAAggtgtgactttgctcctcctttgacttctgccatgattgcgaggcctccccagccatgtggaactgtgagtccattaaacctctttttctttataaattacccagtcttgagtatgtctttattagcagcatgagaacagactaatacagcaaacTACAGTTATAACTTATAAAGTCTTCCCTCTTAACTCCCTTTCCATTGCTCCTCTCACTTCATTCCAACATACTTCTTTGCAGATTCTTGAGACACTATCATTAAGTGATGAAACTCCACTGAGCAACAGAATAGGCCTAGGCTCAGGGGTGGAGGACGCATTGCCTTGGCCCTAGTGCATCCCTTCCTTTGATAGTGTCAAGAAGGAGCTAAGCCTCTACTATTTCTCCACAAGACCAAGGGATTATGGAGGCAGCGAGAGGCAGAGCCGCAAGGACCAGGAGGAAAACCAGATCTGTCCCTGTGATCACTAAGTAATGTGCAACATCAACAACAGAACTGTTAGTGGGGGGTAGGCAGGAGGGAGATAGACATGTCGTGATAAACTCCAGCGAGGCCAAACTGAGTTCACCCTCCTCCAGTCACCAGGTGAACTCAGGTGAACAGATGGTGTTTCGATTTTTGGAAGGGGGTGTGGTGTTAGTTGTCCTGGCCTGAGGCCTCTTCCAAGACCAGAGGCAGGGCactgtttcctcctcttcccttcctctctcccccaggTGCCTAACTTCCCGAACCACTGAGCATCTGAAAGCATCTGGTCTCTGCCAGGTGCTCCAATGGAGAGGACCAGAGCTGGGTCAGGTGGGAGATTCCCTCCCCTTAGGTGGTTTTGCTCCTGAGAACCCAACGCTGCCCAGGCTGAGCAGCCATACCTCCTGGAAGACACGGGAAGACCTCCAGGCGTGAACATAATTTCCTCTCCCAAGGGCCCTTTTagggaaaacatatttcaagaaAGTCTCCAGAATCACTCACCTTTGCAATAAAGTTCCCCATCTTTGTCAGTGACATTTGTGGACTCCAGACTCTTCCCACAGATGGCACAGCGGAAACAGGTCTTGTGCCAAGGCTGAGGGGCACAGAAAAGTTGCATATTTAGTGAGGTAGGCAACACATTCTGTTTCCATTTCAAGTCCCTGACCAGCAGCATCCAGAGGAGTGACACGTCTTAACCATTTGCTTACCTAATGGGCCCCATAATTTCTCCAGGGGTTTGGAGAAAATGAGATGCTATGGCCTTAGCCAGCACTTCTCAGAAGCCTGAAAATGGATTTGTCATGGTGATTTGCATATGTTTTCCTTCAGAATAGACTAAACGGGAAAGGGCTTCCCCAGGCCAAAAAGATCCAAGGAACAAACTGGTCAGAGAAGGACTTGGGCTGGGGGCACTGGGTGATGTTTATGTTGAATATAAagttagagaaggaaaaaaaataaagaaatcaggcaattgttcagggaattcAACCTTGTTTTAACTCTCTGGTTTAATTCCTCTGTGTAATTCTGAGGCAGAGTTGCATAATTTAGATGTTCTAGATCTCCATCCTCCTGCACATCTGTGTGTCTACCAGGTACAGCCCAGGGCTTCTCCTGTGTCTTCAAATGGCCAGTTTTAGGGTGGAGCCTGCCCTTGTGTTTGAAGTTAGATGCTCCCCACGGCCCTGCCTCCCACCATGTggtataaacataatttttctctttcctcaggtCTGACTCCTTTGGTGAGTACCCAGGCTTTGGGCCTGAAACTGGAACTTGCAGAGCACACATGCATGAGTGTCTCGGACATCTGATGACTTTCCTGAGAGCCAGGAAGTTCGTAAGTGAGGATGCTTCTCACTACTGTGAGGCATCTGCTATATGCATTGGTCACGGTGGCAGCAACAGGTTGAGTTAGGCAGTGGTTGGTCTGGGGCTGACATCTTTTGGGGGGATTGTGGACACTGGAGGGTAGACGGGCTTTTGctttgtatcccagaactttcagCTGCGTGCCTTCCATCTAGTAGAATAATGCTTGCTGCATCAAACTGCACCAGTTCCAGCTTTCAAAGGGCAATGCTAGATGACAGACAGCCCCAGCCTGGGAAAGTGGCTGAGGATGTGTGGTTTCTAAAGTTGTTCTGGGAGCTAGAGAGAATGACAGCTGCTTGCAGCTCCcaatttttctctcattcctcCCAAATGGCCTGGTGGAGATGAGCAAATTCTGTCTGGCTCATACAGAAGGTCTTACCTTGCCACCTCCCATAACCTTCTCAGCAGCATAGACTGACTTGCCACATCGAGGGCACTTCTCGGACTCTCCAAACTTCCCAGTGAATTTGGAAGGGTTGCTGGTGGCAACTGAGCGTGCCGGCTTTGGGGACCTGTTGGAAATAGACAAATGAATGAAACGTAGATTTCCCTTGGCAAAGAGTAGaagagctgtgtggccttgagaaaGTGACCTCACTTCCGTGTGTCTCAGactcctcatctggaaaatggggataatgatggtGTCTTTCTCATAGCGTTGTTGAGAGGGTTAAATGAGGCGacatttgtaaagcacttagaacagtgcccgcctggcatgtagtaagggctaataaatgtttgctaaaatgGGTTTAGAGCTTTCCTTTTtgttgtaaagcacttagcaaatGTTCTAGTTATGTTAGCttgtgttattgttgttgttgtgttgttattACTACTGtgcttatttgtgtttttctggaCCATTTGCAAGgccacttctttcctttctaaagaGAGTTGTGAAAATTACAGAGCAAGGTGGGATTTTGACAATGGGTGCTAATCAGTTCCTGATGAACCACGGTCCATGAGCTGATGCATTCCTTATCACAAGCCAGGCTGTCGTCCTGCCTCCAAGGGTCACCTGTCCCAGGAGAACAATGTCCAAAATAGAGACATAATAATAGCCTCTCATGTGTTGGTATCTTTTGGTGTTTGCTTGTATATTATATCACTTGAGCTGTACCACAACCCTATAAGGTAGGCAGGGCTGGTTGGAGGAGACTGAGGATCAGAGTGTGACTGCCCAAGGCCAGGCAGCTCATGAATGATGGAACTAGGAGGAAATCCTAGGTCTTCAGACCTTGTTACTCTTTGTGCAGCATCACTAGGAAGCCCTAATGTTGAAAAGTGAACTTCAGTCAATGTGAGGCAGAGAATGCAGTGGTATATTTTCTTCCTTAACAAGAGTCTCCATTTGAGATTGAGTaataagaaaaactaacaaaaagaagTTTTCTCTCTAAGATGACTAATCACACATCTCTCCACTTTTCCATGCTCTCCTGTGGCTTACTCTCTTTTGAAGGGATCAGCTGATTCCTCAGATGGCCGAAGTGCTCTCTGGGGGAGGCCCTCCATGGGACACTTCCTTGGTTGGGCTGGGCCTTTCTGGCCAGTCCCAGTGCAGAGCTCAGCCTGGAGGCCAGCTGGCCAGAGAGTAGTGTCAGGCCAGTGGCCATCAGACTTTCCTCAATTCTGGGCTGGAGGTCAATGTGGTTATCAAGAAAGTGGACCCAGGGGACCAGACTGGTGGATGGAGGCGGCCAGAGTAATGTCCCAGCTTCCCTAGGATAATGTGGCGGGAACTCTAGCACTGTATTGGCAGCCAGGGAACCCCCAGAAAAATCATGATTGATTGTTTACTCTGAGGCACAGCCCATCCTTGCAGACACACTCCGCCTGCCATGTGGACATTTGTCATCTTACAATCCAAGGGAAGAAATCTTTTCATGACAGGCACACAAAGAATGACCATTGCTGACCTGCCATATTTGTGTGATTTACACAGAAACTCTCAACGGGGAAGAAAGGAGACTCCATGCAGTTTTGCAAAGGTCAAACAATGGAACATCTGTACATCCTGGGTTTTCTCTTGACATGCAAACCAAGAGCcatggtgtaaaagtaattgccCTTTAGAATGGCAAATAATTTAAAGAGAGTCTTTGGAGAGATGACACATTGTTCGAACTTGGTCAGACTGAGTATTCCTATTGTTGGCAAGTCAACAATAGAGTCCACTCTCCCACTTCCAGAAAACGTTGCTATGGGAACGAAATGAACTGTCCTGATAATTGGAGACTTTAACAGGCAAGGGGGAGCAGGGCAGTAACTCACTGTTGGAACTGCAGGCCGAGATGCTCGCCCGTGTCTGTGCTGAGACAGCCAGCGCCTTGTCCATACCCGATCCCTTTGGGGCCATATCTGCGACCATAGCACACCTTGCAGTAGATCTCCGACTCATGAGCCGCGACTGTCGTGCTGTCAAGAGCCTTCCTGCAGGCCACTACCAGGAAAAGGAAGGGTCATGGGATTGGAATTGAAATCCTTCTCCCCTTCTTTGCACCCCCAATGCCATGCTCGGGGCCAGAGACCCAGCATGAGGGGCCCCTGAGCCAAGAATACAATGTTGATTCCTGACCAGAGTATCTGCCCTGAGTTGTGCACTCCAAGACAGTCCCGATCTCACAGATGACAAAATTGGGTTCAGTGGTTCCCAGCTGGAAAAGCGTGGAAGCTAGCATTAGAACGAGATATATAGTCTCAGACCTGCTAAGGACTGCATCCCTGAGTCTTCCCAAATGACATcagggaagtgtgtgtgtgtgtgtgtgtgtgtgtgtgtgtgtttgtgggcgCGTGCGTTGGCAGGGGGTGGGTTAAGGCAGGAGAGAAACTTACTTTTTTCTTAATCATAAAAGAATCAGGATTGAGCACTTTCTGTACTTACCATAGCCTTTGAAGGACACTGTGATATTCAAGCAGACAATTATCATTGAGGCTAATTTTGGTCAAATTCTGGAAGCagaggaggtggggaagggggtAGACCTGCCTTATTAACTCCTTAGGCTTCTATTGGCTCAAGCCCCCTGGTTACTGTAGATTACCTAATGTAAAGTATCCTCCAGTATAAGGCAATCAAGCCCTCATTTTTCCAAAGAGAGGATTTATAGAAAGATTTATTTTGcaaatttaaaaggaaacttttaaagatataaataaaaatgtcaaatatctacttataattttaatttagtaATATAAATCAACAATATATTGATTTGGAAAGGTTACTTTTTTTCTAATCCCACATAAATTTGGGGAATAATTATCTCCAATTCTGTCTTTGCATCTTCAACATTGG
Coding sequences within it:
- the CSRP3 gene encoding cysteine and glycine-rich protein 3 isoform X2 — protein: MPNWGGGAKCGACEKTVYHAEEIQCNGRSFHKTCFHCSPQSRHAQLPPATLPNSLGSLESPRSALDVASQSMLLRRLWEVASLGTRPVSAVPSVGRVWSPQMSLTKMGNFIAKFAMPKILAPRVLGLEALHNKWKRKNEEVRHFSDFLRA
- the CSRP3 gene encoding cysteine and glycine-rich protein 3 isoform X1, whose product is MPNWGGGAKCGACEKTVYHAEEIQCNGRSFHKTCFHCMACRKALDSTTVAAHESEIYCKVCYGRRYGPKGIGYGQGAGCLSTDTGEHLGLQFQQSPKPARSVATSNPSKFTGKFGESEKCPRCGKSVYAAEKVMGGGKPWHKTCFRCAICGKSLESTNVTDKDGELYCKVCYAKNFGPTGIGFGGLTQQVEKKE